In one window of Camelina sativa cultivar DH55 chromosome 15, Cs, whole genome shotgun sequence DNA:
- the LOC104746265 gene encoding dentin sialophosphoprotein-like isoform X1, whose amino-acid sequence MPQQKELNMCHPDGTPWVAKLVIGDTFTNLQTLADEHPDVGHVLRASQVNFLTESDTRLLFVKASEGHLPISPTKPGINQEGLFFVVSHAYSDGTHYEIVNDGRYTQSGRPFGKFKFTEAKLKDKRSNLLYIRRNIRLRRQFNKLACIHYLRVHENPIAEKTNHLDSPEADFDEENAALEYDSDENLVMKRGTRDNNSSLDNSDSCVEANSDETSLSQENSSLKNDSDSYEEPAPAAKKPAVVKKDSSSEDESSSDEVEPAPAKKQKQPAVVKKDSSSEDESSSDEETAPMKKVPSVPNKAEADSSSSDEVEAAPPASITKPLKKGKRDAEQDLDIQVSKKQKKDLIAAVQKEKAAKKIPKKLETSSSDSSDSEEEQKKEKAAKKIPKKVETSSSDSSDSEEEQKKEKAAKKIPKKVETSSSDSSDSEEVQKTKKVTAKEPPSKLKDDSSEDDDDSSSSDEDDSSSDEETAPAKKQPEPLKKDKVDSSSSEDDSSPDEETAPVKKQTAKALKSSKVGSSSSEDDSSSDEEPAPAKKQPVKKDSSSEDDSSSDEETAPVKKVLPSVTKKAKADSSSSDDGSSSDEKPAPAKKQPAGVEKTKAESGSSEDETSSDEESAPVKKQPEPLKKDKAESSSSEVDSSSDGEPAPAKKQPVKKVSSSEDESSSDEETAPVKKVPSVTKKAKADSSSSDDGSSSDKEPAPAKKKPAGVQKPKAESGSSEDETSSDEESAPVKKKPEPFKNSKVESSSSEDDSSSDEEPAPAKKQPVKKVSSSEDESSSDEETAPVKNVMADSSSSDEEPSPAKKQPTVVEKPKAESGSSEDESSSDEECSPVKQQPAVLKNAKAVSSSSEEESSSDKEPTSTKKQPTVVKNVKSAAKDSSSSEEHSDDEESNDEKPPTKKAKVSSTKTSKQESSSDESDEEESKDEKVTRKKKDSDIKMVNAEQKSNAKQPKKQGGSKTLFAGNLSFRIKRSDIENFFKEAGEVVDVRIALREDGTLKGFGHVEFASADAAHKALQLNGKSLLGRIVHLDLASERVVYNTPRSSNAGDNYQSGGIRGGSRGQRIFVKGFDYSLDETEIRRALRTHFSTCGEVAWISIPTDRETGAIKGIAFIDLKDGFTKALQLNGSEIRGWKIVVQEARPRGEAGDGSVGRFSANHV is encoded by the exons ATGCCGCAGCAAAAAGAATTGAATATGTGCCACCCTGACGGTACCCCATGGGTAGCAAAGTTGGTCATCGGAGACACTTTCACAAATTTACAAACTTTGGCGGATGAACATCCAGATGTTGGACATGTGCTTCGAGCCTCGCAGGTGAACTTTCTGACGGAATCTGACACTCGACTTCTGTTTGTCAAAGCTTCAGAAGGTCATTTACCAATTTCTCCAACAAAACCGGGGATAAACCAAGAGGGCCTCTTCTTCGTAGTTTCCCATGCATACTCAGATGGGACCCATTATGAAATTGTGAATGACGGTCGTTACACACAATCAGGACGTCCCTTTGGTAAATTCAAGTTCACGGAGGCCAAACTTAAGGATAAACGGAGTAATTTGTTGTACATCCGCAGGAATATACGGCTCCGACGTCA ATTCAACAAACTAGCTTGTATCCACTACCTTAGAGTACATGAAAATCCTATTGCGGAGAAGACGAATCATCTGGATTCTCCTGAAGCTGATTTTGATGAG GAGAATGCTGCATTGGAGTATGATTCAGACGAGAATCTGGTTATGAAAAGAGGGACCCGTGATAACAATTCATCACTTGATAATTCTGATTCATGCGTG GAGGCTAATTCAGACGAAACTTCGCTTAGCCAGGAGAACAGTTCACTGAAGAATGATTCTGATTCATACGAG GAACCCGCCCCTGCAGCGAAGAAACCTGCAGTTGTCAAGAAAGATAGTTCATCCGAGGATGAATCTTCTTCAGACGAGGTA GAACCTGCCcctgcaaagaagcaaaagcaACCTGCAGTTGTTAAGAAAGACAGCTCATCCGAGGATGAATCTTCTTCAGATGAG GAAACTGCCCCTATGAAGAAGGTACCATCAGTTCCTAATAAGGCCGAGGCAGACAGCAGTTCATCTGACGAG GTTGAAGCCGCACCACCTGCTTCAATCACAAAGCCACTCAAGAAag gtaaGAGAGATGCGGAACAGGATTTGGACATCCAAGTTtcgaagaagcagaagaaagacTTGATTGCTGCTGTTCAGAAGGAGAAAGCTGCGAAGAAGATACCAAAGAAGCTAGAGACTAGCAGTTCTGACTCATCTGATTCTGAGGAAGAGCAGAAG AAGGAGAAAGCTGCGAAAAAAATACCAAAGAAGGTAGAAACTAGCAGTTCTGACTCATCTGATTCTGAGGAAGAGCAGAAG AAGGAGAAAGCTGCGAAAAAAATACCGAAGAAGGTAGAAACTAGCAGTTCTGACTCTTCTGATTCTGAGGAAGTGCAGAAG aCTAAGAAAGTTACTGCAAAGGAACCTCCATCTAAGCTGAAGGATGACTCTtctgaagacgatgatgattcTTCTTCGTCGGATGAGGATGATTCTTCTTCGGATGAG GAAACTGCCCCTGCAAAGAAGCAACCTGAACCTCTTAAGAAAGACAAGGTAGATAGCAGCTCATCAGAGGATGATTCTTCTCCAGACGAG GAAACCGCCCCTGTGAAGAAGCAAACAGCAAAAGCTCTTAAGAGTTCAAAGGTCGGGAGCAGTTCATCAGaggatgattcttcttcagaCGAG GAACCTGCCCCTGCAAAGAAGCAACCTGTTAAGAAAGACAGCTCATCCGaggatgattcttcttcagatGAG gAAACTGCCCCTGTGAAGAAGGTACTACCGTCAGTTACTAAGAAGGCCAAGGCAGACAGCAGTTCATCTGATGATGGATCTTCATCTGACGAG aAACCTGCCCCTGCAAAGAAGCAACCAGCAGGTGTTGAAAAAACCAAGGCAGAAAGCGGATCATCTGAGGACGAAACATCTTCAGACGAG GAATCTGCCCCTGTGAAGAAGCAACCAGAACCTCTTAAGAAAGACAAGGCAGAGAGCAGCTCATCAGAGGTTGATTCTTCTTCAGACGGG GAACCTGCCCCTGCAAAGAAGCAACCTGTTAAGAAAGTCAGCTCATCCGAGGATGAATCTTCTTCAGATGAG gAAACTGCCCCTGTGAAGAAGGTACCGTCAGTTACTAAGAAGGCCAAGGCAGACAGCAGTTCATCTGATGATGGATCTTCATCTGACAAG GAACCTGCCCCTGCAAAGAAGAAACCAGCAGGTGTTCAAAAACCCAAGGCAGAAAGCGGATCATCTGAGGACGAAACATCTTCAGACGAG gaatcTGCCCCTGTGAAGAAGAAACCAGAACCTTTTAAGAATTCAAAGGTCGAGAGCTCTTCATCAGaggatgattcttcttcagaCGAG GAACCTGCCCCTGCAAAGAAGCAACCTGTTAAGAAAGTCAGCTCATCCGAGGATGAATCTTCTTCAGATGAG GAAACTGCCCCAGTTAAGAATGTCATGGCAGACAGTAGTTCATCTGACGAG GAACCCTCCCCTGCAAAGAAGCAACCAACAGTTGTTGAAAAGCCCAAGGCAGAAAGCGGCTCCTCTGAGGACGAATCTTCTTCAGACGAG GAATGTTCCCCTGTGAAGCAGCAACCTGCAGTCCTTAAGAATGCCAAAGCCGTGAGCAGttcatcagaagaagaatcttctTCGGACAAG GAACCCACATCTACCAAGAAGCAGCCAACAGTTGTCAAGAATGTCAAATCAGCTGCAAAAGACTCATCATCCTCAGAGGAACATTCTGATGATGAG GAAAGCAATGATGAAAAACCTCCTACGAAGAAG GCGAAAGTTTCATCAACAAAAACTTCTAAACAAGAAAGCTCTAGTGACGAATCTGATGAGGAGGAGAGTAAAGATGAAAAAGTGACCCGAAAGAAAAAG GATTCTGATATTAAAATGGTGAATGCAGAgcagaaatcaaatgcaaaacag CCAAAGAAGCAAGGAGGATCAAAGACGCTTTTTGCTGGAAATCTTTCCTTCAGAATTAAGAGATCTGACAT AGAGAATTTCTTCAAAGAAGCTGGTGAAGTTGTCGATGTTAGAATTGCTTTACGTGAAGATGGTACTTTAAAGGGATTTGGGCATGTTGAATTTGCTTCTGCAGATGCAGCTCATAAG GCATTGCAACTGAACGGTAAATCATTACTAGGTCGCATAGTTCATCTTGATCTTGCTTCCGAGAGGGTTGTATACAATACTCCACGAAGCAG CAATGCTGGTGACAACTACCAGAGTGGCGGCATAAGAGGAGGAAGCCGGGGTCAAAGGATTTTTGTTAAAGGATTTGATTATTCTCTTGACGAAACTGAA ATCAGGCGTGCCTTGAGA
- the LOC104746265 gene encoding dentin sialophosphoprotein-like isoform X2, producing MPQQKELNMCHPDGTPWVAKLVIGDTFTNLQTLADEHPDVGHVLRASQVNFLTESDTRLLFVKASEGHLPISPTKPGINQEGLFFVVSHAYSDGTHYEIVNDGRYTQSGRPFGKFKFTEAKLKDKRSNLLYIRRNIRLRRQFNKLACIHYLRVHENPIAEKTNHLDSPEADFDEENAALEYDSDENLVMKRGTRDNNSSLDNSDSCVEANSDETSLSQENSSLKNDSDSYEEPAPAAKKPAVVKKDSSSEDESSSDEEPAPAKKQKQPAVVKKDSSSEDESSSDEETAPMKKVPSVPNKAEADSSSSDEVEAAPPASITKPLKKGKRDAEQDLDIQVSKKQKKDLIAAVQKEKAAKKIPKKLETSSSDSSDSEEEQKKEKAAKKIPKKVETSSSDSSDSEEEQKKEKAAKKIPKKVETSSSDSSDSEEVQKTKKVTAKEPPSKLKDDSSEDDDDSSSSDEDDSSSDEETAPAKKQPEPLKKDKVDSSSSEDDSSPDEETAPVKKQTAKALKSSKVGSSSSEDDSSSDEEPAPAKKQPVKKDSSSEDDSSSDEETAPVKKVLPSVTKKAKADSSSSDDGSSSDEKPAPAKKQPAGVEKTKAESGSSEDETSSDEESAPVKKQPEPLKKDKAESSSSEVDSSSDGEPAPAKKQPVKKVSSSEDESSSDEETAPVKKVPSVTKKAKADSSSSDDGSSSDKEPAPAKKKPAGVQKPKAESGSSEDETSSDEESAPVKKKPEPFKNSKVESSSSEDDSSSDEEPAPAKKQPVKKVSSSEDESSSDEETAPVKNVMADSSSSDEEPSPAKKQPTVVEKPKAESGSSEDESSSDEECSPVKQQPAVLKNAKAVSSSSEEESSSDKEPTSTKKQPTVVKNVKSAAKDSSSSEEHSDDEESNDEKPPTKKAKVSSTKTSKQESSSDESDEEESKDEKVTRKKKDSDIKMVNAEQKSNAKQPKKQGGSKTLFAGNLSFRIKRSDIENFFKEAGEVVDVRIALREDGTLKGFGHVEFASADAAHKALQLNGKSLLGRIVHLDLASERVVYNTPRSSNAGDNYQSGGIRGGSRGQRIFVKGFDYSLDETEIRRALRTHFSTCGEVAWISIPTDRETGAIKGIAFIDLKDGFTKALQLNGSEIRGWKIVVQEARPRGEAGDGSVGRFSANHV from the exons ATGCCGCAGCAAAAAGAATTGAATATGTGCCACCCTGACGGTACCCCATGGGTAGCAAAGTTGGTCATCGGAGACACTTTCACAAATTTACAAACTTTGGCGGATGAACATCCAGATGTTGGACATGTGCTTCGAGCCTCGCAGGTGAACTTTCTGACGGAATCTGACACTCGACTTCTGTTTGTCAAAGCTTCAGAAGGTCATTTACCAATTTCTCCAACAAAACCGGGGATAAACCAAGAGGGCCTCTTCTTCGTAGTTTCCCATGCATACTCAGATGGGACCCATTATGAAATTGTGAATGACGGTCGTTACACACAATCAGGACGTCCCTTTGGTAAATTCAAGTTCACGGAGGCCAAACTTAAGGATAAACGGAGTAATTTGTTGTACATCCGCAGGAATATACGGCTCCGACGTCA ATTCAACAAACTAGCTTGTATCCACTACCTTAGAGTACATGAAAATCCTATTGCGGAGAAGACGAATCATCTGGATTCTCCTGAAGCTGATTTTGATGAG GAGAATGCTGCATTGGAGTATGATTCAGACGAGAATCTGGTTATGAAAAGAGGGACCCGTGATAACAATTCATCACTTGATAATTCTGATTCATGCGTG GAGGCTAATTCAGACGAAACTTCGCTTAGCCAGGAGAACAGTTCACTGAAGAATGATTCTGATTCATACGAG GAACCCGCCCCTGCAGCGAAGAAACCTGCAGTTGTCAAGAAAGATAGTTCATCCGAGGATGAATCTTCTTCAGACGAG GAACCTGCCcctgcaaagaagcaaaagcaACCTGCAGTTGTTAAGAAAGACAGCTCATCCGAGGATGAATCTTCTTCAGATGAG GAAACTGCCCCTATGAAGAAGGTACCATCAGTTCCTAATAAGGCCGAGGCAGACAGCAGTTCATCTGACGAG GTTGAAGCCGCACCACCTGCTTCAATCACAAAGCCACTCAAGAAag gtaaGAGAGATGCGGAACAGGATTTGGACATCCAAGTTtcgaagaagcagaagaaagacTTGATTGCTGCTGTTCAGAAGGAGAAAGCTGCGAAGAAGATACCAAAGAAGCTAGAGACTAGCAGTTCTGACTCATCTGATTCTGAGGAAGAGCAGAAG AAGGAGAAAGCTGCGAAAAAAATACCAAAGAAGGTAGAAACTAGCAGTTCTGACTCATCTGATTCTGAGGAAGAGCAGAAG AAGGAGAAAGCTGCGAAAAAAATACCGAAGAAGGTAGAAACTAGCAGTTCTGACTCTTCTGATTCTGAGGAAGTGCAGAAG aCTAAGAAAGTTACTGCAAAGGAACCTCCATCTAAGCTGAAGGATGACTCTtctgaagacgatgatgattcTTCTTCGTCGGATGAGGATGATTCTTCTTCGGATGAG GAAACTGCCCCTGCAAAGAAGCAACCTGAACCTCTTAAGAAAGACAAGGTAGATAGCAGCTCATCAGAGGATGATTCTTCTCCAGACGAG GAAACCGCCCCTGTGAAGAAGCAAACAGCAAAAGCTCTTAAGAGTTCAAAGGTCGGGAGCAGTTCATCAGaggatgattcttcttcagaCGAG GAACCTGCCCCTGCAAAGAAGCAACCTGTTAAGAAAGACAGCTCATCCGaggatgattcttcttcagatGAG gAAACTGCCCCTGTGAAGAAGGTACTACCGTCAGTTACTAAGAAGGCCAAGGCAGACAGCAGTTCATCTGATGATGGATCTTCATCTGACGAG aAACCTGCCCCTGCAAAGAAGCAACCAGCAGGTGTTGAAAAAACCAAGGCAGAAAGCGGATCATCTGAGGACGAAACATCTTCAGACGAG GAATCTGCCCCTGTGAAGAAGCAACCAGAACCTCTTAAGAAAGACAAGGCAGAGAGCAGCTCATCAGAGGTTGATTCTTCTTCAGACGGG GAACCTGCCCCTGCAAAGAAGCAACCTGTTAAGAAAGTCAGCTCATCCGAGGATGAATCTTCTTCAGATGAG gAAACTGCCCCTGTGAAGAAGGTACCGTCAGTTACTAAGAAGGCCAAGGCAGACAGCAGTTCATCTGATGATGGATCTTCATCTGACAAG GAACCTGCCCCTGCAAAGAAGAAACCAGCAGGTGTTCAAAAACCCAAGGCAGAAAGCGGATCATCTGAGGACGAAACATCTTCAGACGAG gaatcTGCCCCTGTGAAGAAGAAACCAGAACCTTTTAAGAATTCAAAGGTCGAGAGCTCTTCATCAGaggatgattcttcttcagaCGAG GAACCTGCCCCTGCAAAGAAGCAACCTGTTAAGAAAGTCAGCTCATCCGAGGATGAATCTTCTTCAGATGAG GAAACTGCCCCAGTTAAGAATGTCATGGCAGACAGTAGTTCATCTGACGAG GAACCCTCCCCTGCAAAGAAGCAACCAACAGTTGTTGAAAAGCCCAAGGCAGAAAGCGGCTCCTCTGAGGACGAATCTTCTTCAGACGAG GAATGTTCCCCTGTGAAGCAGCAACCTGCAGTCCTTAAGAATGCCAAAGCCGTGAGCAGttcatcagaagaagaatcttctTCGGACAAG GAACCCACATCTACCAAGAAGCAGCCAACAGTTGTCAAGAATGTCAAATCAGCTGCAAAAGACTCATCATCCTCAGAGGAACATTCTGATGATGAG GAAAGCAATGATGAAAAACCTCCTACGAAGAAG GCGAAAGTTTCATCAACAAAAACTTCTAAACAAGAAAGCTCTAGTGACGAATCTGATGAGGAGGAGAGTAAAGATGAAAAAGTGACCCGAAAGAAAAAG GATTCTGATATTAAAATGGTGAATGCAGAgcagaaatcaaatgcaaaacag CCAAAGAAGCAAGGAGGATCAAAGACGCTTTTTGCTGGAAATCTTTCCTTCAGAATTAAGAGATCTGACAT AGAGAATTTCTTCAAAGAAGCTGGTGAAGTTGTCGATGTTAGAATTGCTTTACGTGAAGATGGTACTTTAAAGGGATTTGGGCATGTTGAATTTGCTTCTGCAGATGCAGCTCATAAG GCATTGCAACTGAACGGTAAATCATTACTAGGTCGCATAGTTCATCTTGATCTTGCTTCCGAGAGGGTTGTATACAATACTCCACGAAGCAG CAATGCTGGTGACAACTACCAGAGTGGCGGCATAAGAGGAGGAAGCCGGGGTCAAAGGATTTTTGTTAAAGGATTTGATTATTCTCTTGACGAAACTGAA ATCAGGCGTGCCTTGAGA
- the LOC104746265 gene encoding dentin sialophosphoprotein-like isoform X8, which translates to MPQQKELNMCHPDGTPWVAKLVIGDTFTNLQTLADEHPDVGHVLRASQVNFLTESDTRLLFVKASEGHLPISPTKPGINQEGLFFVVSHAYSDGTHYEIVNDGRYTQSGRPFGKFKFTEAKLKDKRSNLLYIRRNIRLRRQFNKLACIHYLRVHENPIAEKTNHLDSPEADFDEENAALEYDSDENLVMKRGTRDNNSSLDNSDSCVEANSDETSLSQENSSLKNDSDSYEEPAPAAKKPAVVKKDSSSEDESSSDEVEPAPAKKQKQPAVVKKDSSSEDESSSDEETAPMKKVPSVPNKAEADSSSSDEVEAAPPASITKPLKKGKRDAEQDLDIQVSKKQKKDLIAAVQKEKAAKKIPKKLETSSSDSSDSEEEQKKEKAAKKIPKKVETSSSDSSDSEEEQKKEKAAKKIPKKVETSSSDSSDSEEVQKTKKVTAKEPPSKLKDDSSEDDDDSSSSDEDDSSSDEETAPAKKQPEPLKKDKVDSSSSEDDSSPDEETAPVKKQTAKALKSSKVGSSSSEDDSSSDEEPAPAKKQPVKKDSSSEDDSSSDEETAPVKKVLPSVTKKAKADSSSSDDGSSSDEKPAPAKKQPAGVEKTKAESGSSEDETSSDEESAPVKKQPEPLKKDKAESSSSEVDSSSDGEPAPAKKQPVKKVSSSEDESSSDEETAPVKKVPSVTKKAKADSSSSDDGSSSDKEPAPAKKKPAGVQKPKAESGSSEDETSSDEEPAPAKKQPVKKVSSSEDESSSDEETAPVKNVMADSSSSDEEPSPAKKQPTVVEKPKAESGSSEDESSSDEECSPVKQQPAVLKNAKAVSSSSEEESSSDKEPTSTKKQPTVVKNVKSAAKDSSSSEEHSDDEESNDEKPPTKKAKVSSTKTSKQESSSDESDEEESKDEKVTRKKKDSDIKMVNAEQKSNAKQPKKQGGSKTLFAGNLSFRIKRSDIENFFKEAGEVVDVRIALREDGTLKGFGHVEFASADAAHKALQLNGKSLLGRIVHLDLASERVVYNTPRSSNAGDNYQSGGIRGGSRGQRIFVKGFDYSLDETEIRRALRTHFSTCGEVAWISIPTDRETGAIKGIAFIDLKDGFTKALQLNGSEIRGWKIVVQEARPRGEAGDGSVGRFSANHV; encoded by the exons ATGCCGCAGCAAAAAGAATTGAATATGTGCCACCCTGACGGTACCCCATGGGTAGCAAAGTTGGTCATCGGAGACACTTTCACAAATTTACAAACTTTGGCGGATGAACATCCAGATGTTGGACATGTGCTTCGAGCCTCGCAGGTGAACTTTCTGACGGAATCTGACACTCGACTTCTGTTTGTCAAAGCTTCAGAAGGTCATTTACCAATTTCTCCAACAAAACCGGGGATAAACCAAGAGGGCCTCTTCTTCGTAGTTTCCCATGCATACTCAGATGGGACCCATTATGAAATTGTGAATGACGGTCGTTACACACAATCAGGACGTCCCTTTGGTAAATTCAAGTTCACGGAGGCCAAACTTAAGGATAAACGGAGTAATTTGTTGTACATCCGCAGGAATATACGGCTCCGACGTCA ATTCAACAAACTAGCTTGTATCCACTACCTTAGAGTACATGAAAATCCTATTGCGGAGAAGACGAATCATCTGGATTCTCCTGAAGCTGATTTTGATGAG GAGAATGCTGCATTGGAGTATGATTCAGACGAGAATCTGGTTATGAAAAGAGGGACCCGTGATAACAATTCATCACTTGATAATTCTGATTCATGCGTG GAGGCTAATTCAGACGAAACTTCGCTTAGCCAGGAGAACAGTTCACTGAAGAATGATTCTGATTCATACGAG GAACCCGCCCCTGCAGCGAAGAAACCTGCAGTTGTCAAGAAAGATAGTTCATCCGAGGATGAATCTTCTTCAGACGAGGTA GAACCTGCCcctgcaaagaagcaaaagcaACCTGCAGTTGTTAAGAAAGACAGCTCATCCGAGGATGAATCTTCTTCAGATGAG GAAACTGCCCCTATGAAGAAGGTACCATCAGTTCCTAATAAGGCCGAGGCAGACAGCAGTTCATCTGACGAG GTTGAAGCCGCACCACCTGCTTCAATCACAAAGCCACTCAAGAAag gtaaGAGAGATGCGGAACAGGATTTGGACATCCAAGTTtcgaagaagcagaagaaagacTTGATTGCTGCTGTTCAGAAGGAGAAAGCTGCGAAGAAGATACCAAAGAAGCTAGAGACTAGCAGTTCTGACTCATCTGATTCTGAGGAAGAGCAGAAG AAGGAGAAAGCTGCGAAAAAAATACCAAAGAAGGTAGAAACTAGCAGTTCTGACTCATCTGATTCTGAGGAAGAGCAGAAG AAGGAGAAAGCTGCGAAAAAAATACCGAAGAAGGTAGAAACTAGCAGTTCTGACTCTTCTGATTCTGAGGAAGTGCAGAAG aCTAAGAAAGTTACTGCAAAGGAACCTCCATCTAAGCTGAAGGATGACTCTtctgaagacgatgatgattcTTCTTCGTCGGATGAGGATGATTCTTCTTCGGATGAG GAAACTGCCCCTGCAAAGAAGCAACCTGAACCTCTTAAGAAAGACAAGGTAGATAGCAGCTCATCAGAGGATGATTCTTCTCCAGACGAG GAAACCGCCCCTGTGAAGAAGCAAACAGCAAAAGCTCTTAAGAGTTCAAAGGTCGGGAGCAGTTCATCAGaggatgattcttcttcagaCGAG GAACCTGCCCCTGCAAAGAAGCAACCTGTTAAGAAAGACAGCTCATCCGaggatgattcttcttcagatGAG gAAACTGCCCCTGTGAAGAAGGTACTACCGTCAGTTACTAAGAAGGCCAAGGCAGACAGCAGTTCATCTGATGATGGATCTTCATCTGACGAG aAACCTGCCCCTGCAAAGAAGCAACCAGCAGGTGTTGAAAAAACCAAGGCAGAAAGCGGATCATCTGAGGACGAAACATCTTCAGACGAG GAATCTGCCCCTGTGAAGAAGCAACCAGAACCTCTTAAGAAAGACAAGGCAGAGAGCAGCTCATCAGAGGTTGATTCTTCTTCAGACGGG GAACCTGCCCCTGCAAAGAAGCAACCTGTTAAGAAAGTCAGCTCATCCGAGGATGAATCTTCTTCAGATGAG gAAACTGCCCCTGTGAAGAAGGTACCGTCAGTTACTAAGAAGGCCAAGGCAGACAGCAGTTCATCTGATGATGGATCTTCATCTGACAAG GAACCTGCCCCTGCAAAGAAGAAACCAGCAGGTGTTCAAAAACCCAAGGCAGAAAGCGGATCATCTGAGGACGAAACATCTTCAGACGAG GAACCTGCCCCTGCAAAGAAGCAACCTGTTAAGAAAGTCAGCTCATCCGAGGATGAATCTTCTTCAGATGAG GAAACTGCCCCAGTTAAGAATGTCATGGCAGACAGTAGTTCATCTGACGAG GAACCCTCCCCTGCAAAGAAGCAACCAACAGTTGTTGAAAAGCCCAAGGCAGAAAGCGGCTCCTCTGAGGACGAATCTTCTTCAGACGAG GAATGTTCCCCTGTGAAGCAGCAACCTGCAGTCCTTAAGAATGCCAAAGCCGTGAGCAGttcatcagaagaagaatcttctTCGGACAAG GAACCCACATCTACCAAGAAGCAGCCAACAGTTGTCAAGAATGTCAAATCAGCTGCAAAAGACTCATCATCCTCAGAGGAACATTCTGATGATGAG GAAAGCAATGATGAAAAACCTCCTACGAAGAAG GCGAAAGTTTCATCAACAAAAACTTCTAAACAAGAAAGCTCTAGTGACGAATCTGATGAGGAGGAGAGTAAAGATGAAAAAGTGACCCGAAAGAAAAAG GATTCTGATATTAAAATGGTGAATGCAGAgcagaaatcaaatgcaaaacag CCAAAGAAGCAAGGAGGATCAAAGACGCTTTTTGCTGGAAATCTTTCCTTCAGAATTAAGAGATCTGACAT AGAGAATTTCTTCAAAGAAGCTGGTGAAGTTGTCGATGTTAGAATTGCTTTACGTGAAGATGGTACTTTAAAGGGATTTGGGCATGTTGAATTTGCTTCTGCAGATGCAGCTCATAAG GCATTGCAACTGAACGGTAAATCATTACTAGGTCGCATAGTTCATCTTGATCTTGCTTCCGAGAGGGTTGTATACAATACTCCACGAAGCAG CAATGCTGGTGACAACTACCAGAGTGGCGGCATAAGAGGAGGAAGCCGGGGTCAAAGGATTTTTGTTAAAGGATTTGATTATTCTCTTGACGAAACTGAA ATCAGGCGTGCCTTGAGA